From a single Nicotiana tomentosiformis chromosome 2, ASM39032v3, whole genome shotgun sequence genomic region:
- the LOC104108995 gene encoding uncharacterized serine-rich protein C215.13-like, with translation MDIEDSSNRLQFSGIERRLLLYALTGLLDPHELLLVNKEFDTLEEQNLLPVILEDVRARTPDLQSIETSSRDKIDRRPVSKRKNITNATAERSNTKKITCKRRECNSQALKFPKIPCATRSDSSWQSKSTPEMYIADLGGKKTTRTGQDLMVSNSTTARSLSSQKITHPISSITSCPSYKTSAYARKRRETRKSELSASISSSITPTRSSTKSKTFKNLLSSSMEIHHSSNKPPLSITSSWSVKSSSSTSNTNVAHSDSKFGLNMTFGPTQNVSSSSELTGSVDSVPRKNSQPSGLRMPSPKIGFFDEDKSLVLTLGRNLYQSQKQGIAASISKSAEASSKVKRARSSPVEPRYAAPVHKGKDGSDIRFEHQTDKYLEIDTKICSKLRKVGLNSSLRADERLVVKGILKTKLRSERMVTKNDKGISTTISITPQCQTSRGRLYESSLSMSLHLNLSRDEGISGPSKLREQENEVNDLSRYMELIDLKDGEETQLKQRKSFPHKRSPLVENKSVCNRYVVLESSLLSSKGKDKENN, from the exons ATGGACATTGAGGATTCATCTAACCGTCTCCAATTTTCTGGGATTGAGAGACGGTTATTGTTGTATGCATTGACAGGACTTCTGGATCCACATGAACTATTATTGGTGAATAAAGAGTTTGACACATTAGAGGAGCAAAATCTCTTGCCTGTCATCTTAGAAGATGTGCGCGCCCGAACGCCAGACCTACAGTCTATTGAAACTAGCTCCAGAGACAAG ATCGATCGCAGGCCAGTTTCCAAAAGGAAAAACATCACTAATGCAACAGCAGAGAGAAGTAATACAAAG AAAATTACTTGTAAAAGAAGAGAGTGCAATTCACAAGCTCTCAAGTTTCCCAAAATTCCATGTGCGACGAGAAGTGATTCGTCTTGGCAAAGTAAATCAACACCAGAAATGTACATTGCAGATTTGGGAGGCAAGAAGACAACTAGAACTG GACAAGATTTAATGGTGTCGAATTCTACTACTGCTCGCTCTTTGTCATCGCAGAAAATCACTCATCCAATTTCATCAATCACCTCTTGTCCTTCATATAAGACATCTGCTTATGCTAGGAAAAGAAGAGAAACCAGAAAGAGTGAACTCTCGGCCTCTATTTCGAGCTCAATTACTCCAACGAGATCATCTACAAAGAGTAAAACTTTTAAAAATCTTCTTAGTTCCTCAATGGAAATTCATCATTCCTCTAATAAACCACCTCTCAGTATTACAAGTAGCTGGTCCGTGAAATCATCGTCTTCAACTTCTAACACCAATGTAGCTCATAGTGATTCAAAATTTGGTCTTAATATGACATTTGGACCAACTCAGAACGTGTCGTCTTCAAGTGAACTTACAGGATCTGTTGATTCAGTACCAAGGAAGAATTCTCAACCATCCGGTCTTCGTATGCCATCACCAAAAATTGGCTTCTTTGATGAG GATAAGTCACTGGTGCTAACTTTAGGCAGAAATTTGTATCAATCACAGAAGCAAGGAATAGCAGCAAGTATAAGTAAAAGTGCTGAAGCATCAAGTAAAGTTAAACGAGCTAGAAGTTCGCCAGTTGAGCCTCGATATGCTGCACCTGTGCATAAGGGAAAAGATGGATCCGACATACGTTTTGAGCATCAAACTGATAAATATTTGGAGATTGACACTAAAATTTGCTCAAAGTTGAGGAAAGTTGGACTGAACTCCAGTTTGAGGGCAGATGAGAGACTAGTAGTAAAGGGGATATTAAAGACTAAGCTAAGAAGTGAAAGAATGGTCACAAAAAATGACAAGGGGATCAGTACGACAATATCAATTACGCCTCAATGTCAAACAAGTaggggtcggctatatgaatcctcactgtcCATGTCGCTTCATTTAAACCTGTCTCGGGACGAGGGGATCAGTGGCCCTTCAAAGTTGAGAGAGCAAGAAAATGAAGTTAATGATTTGAGTAGATACATGGAGCTAATTGATTTGAAAGATGGAGAAGAAACACAGCTTAAACAGAGAAAGAGCTTTCCTCATAAGAGAAGTCCATTGGTTGAGAATAAATCTGTTTGCAACAGATATGTGGTTCTTGAATCATCTTTGCTTTCTTCAAAAGGAAAAGACAAAGAGAACAATTAA